The proteins below come from a single Clupea harengus chromosome 21, Ch_v2.0.2, whole genome shotgun sequence genomic window:
- the LOC116218262 gene encoding adhesion G-protein coupled receptor G7-like, with protein MGAENDHNGVRAAVRPSPSVIRRVKNDEYIFPTDQSKQNSSISIGFVVYDNDLLFQSKVFKSSLGSNRKVISGSLGPVAPEHVNLQFKPMNVSNKVLHDFACVFWDYSLNDWSTKGCSKANLSTGSLQCRCNHTTNLAVLMSFREDNIYAEPLSWMSNIGCTLSIMGLIITIIFQIMTRKTRQSSPTILLVSICVSMTIFYFLFLFGIKNPNASLNRDIRASEENTIPSSDLYQDPDKGPCTALTALMQYFLLATFTWNTLYAVYIFLLFKNTFSGPPRGFQGISIETGWGFPAVVVAITLGVTYRVDKPLGYRREGFTNKATLKKKFMASFSLAALLGLTWILGYLVLATRDSTLNFIFSIAFCVCNTTQGLHIFILFTVRTPIFQRMLLSVANIMSVPEVALHKEVYSLSDSFPRP; from the exons tTAAAAATGATGAGTATATCTTTCCTACAGACCAGTCCAAACAGAATTCAAGCATCAGCATTGGCTTTGTGGTTTATGACAATGACCTCCTTTTCCAGTCGAAAGTCTTCAAGTCTTCTCTTGGCAGCAACAGGAAGGTTATCTCCGGCAGTTTAGGGCCTGTTGCACCTGAGCATGTGAACTTGCAGTTCAAACCCATG AATGTGTCTAACAAAGTCCTGCATGactttgcctgtgtgttctgGGACTACAGCCTGAATGACTGGAGCACCAAGGGCTGCTCCAAAGCCAACCTCTCAACTGGTAGTCTCCAGTGTCGCTGTAACCACACTACTAACTTAGCTGTGCTCATG TCTTTCAGGGAGGATAATATATATGCTGAACCTTTGAGCTGGATGAGCAATATTGGTTGCACTCTTTCTATAATGGGACTGATCATAACAATAATATTCCAAATTATGACCAG GAAGACCCGACAGAGCTCTCCAACAATTCTTCTGGTGAGCATCTGTGTATCCATGACCATCTtctacttcctcttcctcttcggaATCAAAAACCCCAACGCCAGTTTAAACCGGGACATCAGAGCGTCAGAGGAAAACACCATCCCGTCATCTGACCTCTACCAGGATCCTGACAAAGGGCCctgcactgcactcactgccctgATGCAGTACTTCCTGTTAGCCACCTTCACCTGGAACACACTCTACGCTGTGTACATATTCCTGCTGTTTAAAAACACCTTCTCAGGTCCACCAAGAGGCTTTCAGGGAATCTCCATAGAAACAGGTTGGG GATTCCCTGCAGTTGTGGTTGCAATCACATTGGGAGTGACCTACAGGGTGGATAAACCTCTGGGCTATCGACGGGAAGGGTT CACAAACAAGGCCACGTTAAAGAAGAAGTTCATGGCAAGCTTCTCTTTGGCGGCTCTTCTCGGTCTCACCTGGATTTTGGGCTACCTGGTGCTCGCTACCAGAGATAGTACACTGAACTTCATCTTCAgcattgcattttgtgtgtgtaacaccacTCAG GGCTTGCATATcttcattttatttacagtgagAACACCCATCTTCCAAAGGATGCTTTTGTCTGTGGCAAACATCATGTCTGTTCCAGAAGTTGCTCTTCACAAAGAGGTTTACAGCCTTAGTGACTCAT TCCCCAGACCATAG